One Alkalicoccus halolimnae DNA segment encodes these proteins:
- a CDS encoding Gfo/Idh/MocA family protein, which produces MKEIRWGIIGCGNVTEVKSGPAFQRIEHSSLKAVMRRDGEKAKDYAERHGVSKWYDKAEDLIHDDEVDAVYIATPPSSHKEYTIMAAEAGKPVYVEKPMANNAEECADMVEVCLKNGVPLFVAYYRRSLPRFKKVKELIENGSIGEVRVASIQQVQRLVQKDKDGQWPWRVLPDQSGAGLFYDVGSHTLDLFDYLLGPISDVKGTALNLAASYPAEDTVSGVWKFESGAVGTGMWNFSSYKNEDVNRIVGTKGEIKFSSFDDEPVTLITESSEETFYIEHPKHIQQDHIQTIVQELRGEGACPSTGETAMRTNKVMEELVKAYYQENK; this is translated from the coding sequence ATGAAAGAGATACGGTGGGGAATAATAGGCTGCGGGAATGTTACTGAAGTTAAAAGCGGTCCGGCTTTTCAGCGGATCGAGCACAGCTCTCTCAAAGCGGTTATGAGAAGAGATGGGGAAAAGGCAAAGGATTACGCGGAGCGTCACGGAGTATCTAAATGGTATGACAAGGCAGAAGATTTGATTCATGATGACGAAGTGGATGCTGTTTACATTGCGACTCCTCCTTCTTCACACAAAGAATATACCATTATGGCTGCCGAAGCAGGAAAGCCTGTTTACGTGGAGAAACCGATGGCAAACAATGCAGAAGAGTGTGCAGACATGGTAGAGGTGTGCCTTAAAAACGGTGTTCCGCTTTTTGTTGCCTATTATAGAAGATCTCTTCCGCGGTTTAAAAAAGTGAAAGAGCTTATAGAAAACGGGAGTATTGGCGAAGTCCGGGTTGCTTCGATTCAGCAGGTCCAGCGGCTCGTTCAAAAAGATAAAGATGGACAATGGCCGTGGCGGGTTCTCCCCGATCAAAGCGGGGCAGGGCTGTTTTACGATGTCGGTTCTCACACGTTAGACCTTTTTGATTACCTGCTGGGGCCGATAAGCGATGTGAAAGGGACGGCTCTTAACCTGGCTGCTTCGTATCCGGCTGAAGACACGGTGAGCGGAGTATGGAAATTTGAAAGCGGAGCTGTAGGGACAGGCATGTGGAACTTCTCTTCCTATAAAAATGAGGATGTCAATCGCATCGTCGGTACGAAAGGAGAAATAAAATTTTCCTCGTTCGATGACGAACCGGTTACCCTTATCACGGAGTCCAGTGAAGAAACTTTTTATATTGAGCACCCTAAACATATTCAGCAGGATCATATTCAAACGATTGTGCAGGAGCTGCGCGGAGAAGGAGCGTGTCCGAGTACCGGAGAAACGGCTATGCGTACGAATAAGGTAATGGAGGAGCTCGTTAAAGCGTATTATCAGGAAAACAAATAA
- a CDS encoding ABC transporter permease, whose amino-acid sequence MKLSLRKVNAIFQLKIKLILGNMSILFSPVFAIIFVIVMRNLLPEVDAGEGGAPFSTDGFLLSFGLIFNIAIAGISMSSSPIAEEKEKHTLRVLMTSSVNGIEYFLGSMIPILLILVTTNILIIPASGISFGEIPVLIYLIMTTAASLISILIGNIIGIYAKNQAQATLVSTPILILLTSTPVLRIFNEDFAEILNFTYGGVLANLADSFSLNSEYQWNLTDTGVLIVSLFLALGIFIYAYKKNGLDNE is encoded by the coding sequence TTGAAACTGTCACTTAGAAAAGTTAACGCCATTTTTCAATTGAAAATAAAATTGATACTGGGTAATATGAGCATCCTTTTCTCACCGGTATTTGCTATAATTTTCGTTATCGTCATGAGAAATCTTTTGCCGGAAGTGGATGCCGGAGAAGGAGGAGCTCCGTTTTCAACAGATGGTTTTTTGCTGAGTTTTGGTCTGATTTTCAATATTGCTATAGCAGGTATATCAATGAGCAGCTCACCTATAGCGGAAGAAAAGGAAAAACATACGTTGAGAGTATTAATGACTTCGTCAGTAAACGGCATTGAATATTTCTTAGGCAGTATGATTCCAATCCTGCTCATTCTAGTCACTACCAACATATTAATTATTCCGGCAAGCGGAATTTCCTTTGGGGAAATACCCGTACTTATATATCTGATCATGACGACAGCTGCCAGCCTAATCAGCATTTTAATCGGAAATATAATTGGCATTTATGCAAAAAATCAGGCGCAGGCTACGCTCGTAAGTACGCCGATTTTAATTCTGTTAACGTCCACTCCGGTCCTCCGTATTTTCAATGAGGATTTCGCTGAAATTTTAAATTTCACGTATGGAGGAGTTTTGGCCAATCTAGCAGACTCCTTTTCATTAAACAGCGAGTATCAATGGAATCTTACAGATACCGGTGTTCTTATAGTATCTCTATTCCTTGCCTTAGGTATTTTCATTTATGCTTATAAGAAGAACGGTTTGGATAATGAATAA
- a CDS encoding ABC transporter ATP-binding protein — MAKKLIQVEKLSKKFKDEEALKDISFSVHEGEIFGFLGPSGSGKTTTIKILTGQLAPTSGKAFILGIPVEEIEESIYEQLGIVTDNSGLYERLSVYNNLTVFAKLLNVDKKRIDFLLKKVGLFGDKNKPAQNLSRGMKQRLILTRAMLHQPKILFLDEPTSGLDPVTTESIHALLTELKDSGTAIFLTTHNMDEAAKLCDNVALLNEGLIVEHDSPKALTLKYNQDKQYQILLRNQKEHLLPHTADSFAKINHWLANDELMTIHSCEPNLEKVFLEVTGRELV; from the coding sequence GTGGCAAAAAAATTAATCCAGGTGGAAAAGTTATCAAAAAAATTCAAGGATGAAGAAGCTTTAAAAGATATAAGCTTTTCTGTACACGAAGGAGAAATATTTGGATTTTTAGGTCCTTCCGGCTCAGGAAAAACAACCACGATTAAAATCTTAACCGGACAGCTGGCACCAACTTCCGGGAAAGCTTTTATTTTGGGAATACCAGTAGAAGAGATCGAAGAAAGTATTTATGAACAATTGGGAATTGTCACGGATAATAGCGGGTTATACGAGAGGCTGTCAGTCTATAATAATTTGACCGTATTTGCCAAGTTATTGAATGTGGATAAAAAGAGGATTGATTTCCTCCTCAAAAAAGTCGGTTTATTTGGAGATAAAAATAAACCTGCCCAAAATTTATCCAGAGGAATGAAACAGCGTTTAATTCTTACAAGAGCCATGCTGCATCAACCAAAAATACTTTTTTTAGATGAACCTACAAGCGGGCTCGACCCCGTTACAACAGAATCAATTCACGCCTTATTGACCGAATTAAAGGATAGCGGGACGGCCATTTTCCTGACTACTCATAATATGGATGAAGCTGCCAAACTTTGTGATAACGTAGCACTTTTAAACGAGGGGCTTATCGTGGAACATGATTCACCGAAGGCTTTAACACTTAAATATAATCAGGATAAACAGTACCAGATCCTGTTAAGGAATCAAAAAGAACATCTTTTACCCCATACTGCGGACTCATTCGCAAAAATAAATCATTGGCTGGCAAATGATGAACTCATGACGATTCACTCATGTGAACCAAATCTGGAAAAAGTATTCTTGGAAGTTACCGGGAGGGAATTAGTTTGA
- a CDS encoding LytTR family transcriptional regulator DNA-binding domain-containing protein, whose product MTLENVMKQDDNYTVLKDINLIIKENSQIGIKMTSEESRILIKLMAGKIAPSSGHIKKETNNILTEFTEDGLYETLTVCNYLTIFKKIAGFKTSVEDLIGTFSLSDVWKTKISKLTLDQKRRVSLLRMSLFSPELVLIQSPLSNSSTDGIELYLKAIKHLQENNTAVLFTSHYLEELLLLSSDIYRYNRYSGLEKTDLSDDHNLVPADKADMGMKPSKVYKVSSRSADKTVFFSPDEIDFIESVNSVSTIRIGNEHFPTDLTMNELEEKLTHFGFFRCHRSYLVNLQRVSELVSYSKNSYTLILKGNPNVKLPLSRSRLEEMRTLIEF is encoded by the coding sequence ATGACTTTAGAAAACGTCATGAAACAAGATGATAACTATACAGTCTTAAAAGATATTAATTTAATTATAAAAGAAAATTCCCAGATTGGAATTAAGATGACCAGCGAAGAAAGCCGTATTCTTATAAAGCTGATGGCCGGGAAGATCGCTCCTTCCAGCGGCCATATCAAAAAGGAAACGAACAACATATTAACGGAATTTACGGAAGATGGTTTATATGAAACCTTAACTGTCTGCAATTACTTAACTATTTTTAAAAAGATAGCTGGTTTTAAAACTTCTGTTGAAGATCTTATTGGCACATTTTCGTTATCTGATGTCTGGAAAACAAAAATCAGCAAATTAACCCTGGATCAAAAAAGGAGAGTCAGCTTATTACGAATGTCCTTATTTTCTCCAGAGTTAGTATTGATTCAAAGTCCTCTGAGCAATTCCTCGACGGATGGGATTGAATTATACTTGAAAGCCATAAAACATCTTCAGGAAAATAATACCGCTGTTTTATTTACCTCTCATTACCTTGAAGAATTATTGTTATTGAGCAGCGATATTTACCGTTACAACCGTTATAGCGGACTGGAAAAAACAGATCTCTCTGATGACCATAACCTGGTGCCGGCAGATAAAGCCGATATGGGAATGAAGCCCAGTAAAGTCTATAAAGTATCCAGCCGCTCGGCTGATAAAACTGTCTTTTTCAGCCCTGACGAAATTGATTTTATTGAAAGTGTTAACAGTGTGAGCACGATTCGAATAGGGAACGAACACTTCCCGACTGATTTAACGATGAATGAACTGGAAGAAAAGCTGACTCATTTCGGCTTCTTTCGATGCCACCGTTCTTACCTTGTTAATTTACAGCGTGTATCCGAATTAGTGAGTTATTCAAAGAACAGCTATACATTAATTCTGAAAGGAAATCCCAACGTGAAACTGCCCCTCTCACGCAGCCGTTTAGAAGAAATGCGGACATTAATTGAATTTTAA
- a CDS encoding YdeI/OmpD-associated family protein encodes MEINNLIKVKTRQELREWFEENSKTEKFCWIIVSRTEKEDVILYLDAVEEALCFGWIDGIAKKTSDTNEPAQRFSPRKKNSNWTELNKERVRRLDKLGLMKEEGLAILPDMRDESFTIDKHIENRLKEDAQLYKNFMKFPELYRRIRIDTIQSYRKEPDIYNKRLEKFIENTRNNKMYGQWNDNGRLINY; translated from the coding sequence TTGGAAATTAATAATTTAATCAAAGTGAAGACGAGGCAGGAATTAAGGGAATGGTTCGAGGAAAATTCAAAGACGGAAAAATTCTGCTGGATAATAGTGAGCAGGACTGAAAAAGAAGATGTCATATTGTATCTGGATGCCGTGGAGGAAGCTTTATGTTTTGGCTGGATTGATGGGATAGCAAAGAAAACTTCAGACACAAACGAACCGGCACAAAGGTTTTCTCCGAGAAAGAAAAACAGTAACTGGACAGAATTAAATAAAGAAAGAGTAAGAAGATTAGATAAGCTGGGATTGATGAAAGAAGAAGGACTCGCCATTCTCCCTGATATGCGGGACGAATCTTTTACTATAGATAAACATATTGAAAACCGCCTAAAAGAAGACGCTCAGTTATATAAGAACTTTATGAAATTCCCCGAACTTTACAGAAGGATCAGAATTGATACTATACAGAGTTATAGAAAGGAACCGGATATCTATAATAAAAGGTTGGAAAAGTTTATTGAGAATACAAGAAATAATAAAATGTACGGTCAATGGAATGATAATGGCCGCCTGATCAATTATTGA
- a CDS encoding IDEAL domain-containing protein: MVDHYIAVQSFLYQIDCSCPDKKHAGRVKINQKDIISVQNDQMIKRADVWYVSVKVNEHRFYMSCDDLNRCYTLGLVLSEMDVELQLNHLHYQIDKALDLSDKSKFNELSQKWVETKQYSRKFASVKRPVELSV; the protein is encoded by the coding sequence ATGGTTGATCATTATATTGCCGTACAATCATTCCTGTATCAAATAGACTGTTCCTGCCCGGATAAGAAACACGCAGGGAGAGTGAAAATTAATCAGAAGGATATTATCAGCGTTCAGAATGATCAGATGATTAAGAGAGCAGACGTATGGTATGTTTCCGTCAAAGTGAACGAGCACCGTTTTTATATGTCCTGCGATGATTTAAACCGCTGTTACACCCTGGGCTTAGTATTATCCGAAATGGACGTTGAACTGCAGCTCAATCATCTCCATTACCAAATCGACAAGGCCCTGGATCTTTCTGATAAAAGTAAATTCAACGAACTATCACAGAAATGGGTAGAAACGAAACAGTACAGCCGGAAATTTGCGTCTGTAAAACGTCCTGTGGAACTCTCTGTGTAA
- a CDS encoding M24 family metallopeptidase codes for MSKLTSIRHDKTQIDIVKMRQYRLGRVREQLKKLGYGGIVIFDPVNLRYATGSRNMQVFMLRNPARYAFIPTEGPVTLFDFPNCEHLSDGIETIDEVRPATTLSYVASGENLYQNARDWAKEIADLFRTHAGENEKLAIDYVPSVGAIELAKEGIDVVDGQEPIEHARSIKSDQEIQAMKISVKTAEEGMIRMQQALEPGITENELWANLHTVNISQGGDYIETRLLNSGSRTNPWFQECSDKVIQDGELVAFDTDMNGPFGYFTDISRTFYCGKGEPTDEQKRLYQTAYAQIQNNIELLKPGMSFREYAEKSWQIPDEFFPNRYFTVAHGTGLSGEYPYIVYPQDFEEKGYDGIIQPNMVLSVESYIGSPGGKEGVKLEEQLLVTEDGVENFSDFPFEEKLLRSTK; via the coding sequence ATGAGTAAACTAACGAGCATCCGTCATGATAAAACACAAATCGATATTGTTAAAATGAGACAGTATCGCTTAGGCAGGGTCCGGGAACAACTAAAGAAGCTCGGGTATGGAGGCATTGTCATTTTTGATCCCGTCAATCTGCGATATGCCACGGGAAGCCGGAACATGCAGGTATTCATGCTGCGAAATCCTGCCCGCTATGCTTTTATCCCTACGGAAGGGCCGGTCACCTTATTTGATTTTCCAAACTGTGAGCATCTTTCCGATGGGATCGAGACGATCGACGAAGTAAGGCCGGCGACGACACTTTCTTACGTCGCATCAGGTGAGAACCTGTACCAAAATGCCAGAGACTGGGCAAAAGAAATTGCCGACCTTTTCCGGACTCACGCAGGAGAAAACGAAAAGCTGGCAATTGACTACGTGCCATCCGTCGGAGCTATTGAGCTTGCAAAAGAAGGCATCGACGTCGTGGACGGACAGGAACCTATTGAACATGCAAGAAGCATTAAAAGCGATCAGGAAATTCAAGCTATGAAGATTTCCGTTAAAACGGCGGAAGAAGGCATGATCCGCATGCAGCAGGCATTGGAGCCCGGTATTACGGAAAATGAATTATGGGCGAACCTTCATACCGTCAACATTTCCCAAGGCGGCGATTATATTGAAACGAGACTTCTCAACTCCGGCAGCCGCACGAATCCATGGTTCCAGGAATGCAGCGATAAAGTGATTCAGGATGGGGAGCTCGTGGCTTTCGATACGGATATGAACGGCCCATTCGGTTACTTCACAGATATCAGCCGCACGTTCTACTGCGGCAAAGGCGAACCGACGGACGAACAGAAGCGGCTGTATCAGACGGCTTACGCACAAATTCAAAACAATATTGAGCTTCTGAAACCTGGCATGTCTTTCCGGGAATACGCAGAAAAAAGCTGGCAGATACCCGATGAATTTTTTCCTAACCGTTATTTCACTGTCGCTCACGGAACAGGTCTGAGCGGGGAATACCCTTATATCGTCTACCCTCAGGATTTTGAAGAGAAAGGCTATGACGGCATCATTCAGCCCAACATGGTTTTATCAGTGGAAAGCTATATTGGCTCTCCGGGAGGAAAAGAAGGAGTCAAACTGGAAGAGCAGCTTCTCGTAACAGAGGACGGCGTCGAAAACTTCTCCGACTTCCCTTTTGAAGAAAAATTATTAAGGTCTACTAAATAA
- a CDS encoding GntR family transcriptional regulator: MNQKQKKLPLYVQIKNKLTANIKDGTWKPGDSLPSESQMIEQYNVSRTTIRQAIRELVQNGTLEISRGAPAKVKKIPEEGIGNPGIIHHETGTEMSVIILRMEKSQAHYAAKYQLSLPETAEVFFMERLRIADGSPIAVQRSYFPLEVGQAVEEAANKEFDYFPALGEHGIHHKNIKEHVSAANAAPYEADLLGITPGEALITIERTTLGIDAAPIEYSLTKYTPKAFNYTIEIE; encoded by the coding sequence ATGAATCAAAAACAAAAGAAACTGCCCTTATATGTTCAAATAAAAAATAAGTTAACAGCCAATATAAAAGACGGGACCTGGAAACCCGGAGATTCGCTCCCTTCTGAAAGTCAGATGATTGAGCAGTACAACGTCAGCCGTACAACAATCAGGCAGGCGATACGGGAACTGGTGCAGAACGGCACGCTGGAGATAAGCCGCGGGGCTCCTGCAAAAGTGAAAAAAATACCGGAGGAAGGTATCGGCAATCCCGGAATCATCCACCATGAAACCGGGACTGAGATGTCTGTTATTATTCTCCGTATGGAAAAGAGCCAGGCACATTACGCTGCCAAATATCAGCTTTCCCTCCCGGAAACGGCAGAGGTTTTCTTTATGGAGCGGCTGCGTATTGCTGATGGCAGCCCAATCGCTGTCCAGCGTTCCTACTTTCCCCTCGAAGTCGGACAAGCAGTCGAAGAAGCGGCCAATAAGGAATTTGACTATTTCCCCGCTTTGGGAGAGCACGGAATTCATCACAAAAACATAAAAGAACATGTCTCCGCAGCAAACGCTGCACCTTATGAAGCCGACCTGCTCGGTATTACACCGGGAGAAGCTTTAATTACCATTGAAAGAACTACGCTCGGTATAGACGCCGCTCCCATTGAATACAGTTTGACAAAATATACGCCTAAAGCATTTAACTATACGATTGAAATTGAGTAG
- a CDS encoding n-acetylglutamate synthase — protein MVINYEGKRFIAIENTENGEVSSKTIFEYKQDKNILSATYSGGDVVKGTLIGIVEKDGCLNFRYNHVNTGNEIRGGKCYSTPEILSDGRIRLHENWKWFDREQTEGTSTIEEVVSQTDIP, from the coding sequence ATGGTTATAAACTATGAGGGAAAGAGATTTATTGCTATAGAAAACACGGAGAACGGGGAGGTATCCTCAAAGACAATTTTCGAGTACAAACAAGATAAGAATATCCTTTCTGCCACGTACAGCGGTGGGGACGTTGTAAAAGGAACATTAATCGGGATAGTAGAGAAAGACGGGTGCTTAAACTTCAGGTATAACCATGTGAATACTGGTAATGAAATAAGGGGAGGGAAATGTTATTCTACGCCTGAGATTCTTTCAGACGGTAGAATTAGACTGCACGAAAACTGGAAATGGTTTGATAGAGAGCAGACGGAAGGAACGTCTACTATAGAAGAAGTAGTGTCACAGACAGACATTCCATAA
- the betA gene encoding choline dehydrogenase: MSEKFDYVIIGGGSAGSVLANRLSDGGEHSVLVLEAGRSDYAWDLLIQMPAALPFPAGKRLYDWKYLSDPEPYMNGRRVKHARGKVLGGSSSINGMIYQRGNPLDYERWGADTGMEQWDYAHCLPYFKRLENALASKDDHEYRGHDGPLKLERGPAKNPLFQAFFESAVEAGYSRTPDVNGYRQEGFGPFDKHIYKGRRMSASRAFLHPVMKRKNLTVRTRAFVASIDFDGTTANGVTYKRNGKMHKVEAGEVVLSGGAINSPQLLQLSGVGDAYHLRSLGIEPVVDLPGVGENLQDHLESYIQYSCPQPVSEQPNLKKTRMPWIGLQWLLGRKGPAASNHFEGGGFVRSNEEVPYPNLMFHFLPVAVRYDGQKADTEHGFQVHVGPMYSDARGSLKIRSKNPREHPSMVYNYLSTEQDRREWIEAIRISREIMAQPSMAPYNSGEISPGPAVQTDEEILEWVAKDAETALHPSCTAKMGPASDPMAVVDPETMKVHGLENIRVVDASVMPYVTNGNIHAPVLMLAEKGADLILGRKPLEPIHADFYRHGVHPADSGTVKA; the protein is encoded by the coding sequence ATGAGTGAAAAATTTGATTATGTCATCATTGGCGGAGGCAGCGCCGGTTCGGTCCTTGCCAACCGTTTAAGCGACGGCGGAGAACACAGTGTGCTGGTACTGGAAGCAGGAAGAAGCGATTATGCGTGGGATCTGTTGATTCAGATGCCGGCAGCGCTGCCGTTTCCTGCAGGAAAGCGACTGTACGACTGGAAATACTTATCCGATCCGGAACCGTATATGAACGGCCGGCGTGTGAAGCATGCCCGCGGAAAAGTGCTCGGCGGTTCAAGCTCTATCAACGGAATGATTTATCAGCGCGGAAATCCACTGGACTATGAGCGGTGGGGAGCAGACACCGGAATGGAGCAGTGGGATTATGCACACTGCCTTCCGTACTTCAAACGTCTGGAAAATGCGTTAGCTTCAAAAGATGATCATGAATACCGCGGCCACGATGGTCCGCTTAAATTAGAACGAGGACCGGCAAAGAATCCTTTATTCCAGGCTTTCTTTGAGTCTGCTGTCGAAGCGGGCTATTCAAGGACGCCGGATGTGAACGGCTACCGTCAGGAAGGGTTCGGTCCGTTTGATAAGCATATTTACAAGGGCAGACGCATGTCTGCATCCCGTGCCTTTTTGCATCCGGTCATGAAGCGCAAAAACCTCACGGTGAGAACCCGCGCGTTTGTCGCTAGTATCGATTTCGATGGTACAACGGCGAACGGTGTCACCTACAAACGTAACGGGAAAATGCACAAGGTTGAGGCGGGGGAAGTAGTTCTTTCCGGCGGGGCGATCAATTCACCGCAGCTGCTGCAATTGTCAGGTGTAGGGGATGCTTACCACCTGCGCTCCCTCGGGATTGAACCGGTCGTTGATCTTCCGGGAGTAGGGGAAAACCTGCAGGATCACCTTGAATCCTACATTCAGTATTCCTGCCCGCAGCCGGTTTCAGAGCAGCCGAACTTAAAGAAAACTCGTATGCCGTGGATTGGGCTGCAGTGGCTTCTCGGACGCAAAGGACCTGCCGCAAGCAATCATTTCGAAGGCGGTGGCTTTGTTCGCTCCAATGAGGAAGTCCCTTACCCGAATCTGATGTTCCACTTTCTCCCGGTAGCGGTCCGTTACGATGGGCAGAAAGCAGACACAGAGCACGGATTCCAGGTTCACGTCGGGCCGATGTATTCGGATGCCCGCGGAAGCTTGAAGATTCGTTCGAAAAATCCAAGAGAACATCCCAGCATGGTCTACAACTATCTTTCTACGGAACAGGACCGCCGCGAGTGGATTGAAGCGATCAGAATTTCACGGGAAATTATGGCTCAGCCGTCGATGGCGCCTTATAACTCAGGAGAAATTTCCCCTGGTCCTGCTGTGCAGACAGACGAAGAGATTTTGGAGTGGGTCGCAAAAGACGCCGAAACTGCGCTTCATCCGAGCTGTACCGCTAAGATGGGACCGGCTTCTGATCCGATGGCTGTCGTTGATCCAGAGACGATGAAAGTCCACGGACTCGAAAATATCCGTGTTGTCGACGCGTCAGTGATGCCTTATGTAACGAACGGCAACATTCATGCTCCGGTATTGATGCTTGCAGAAAAGGGAGCGGACCTGATCCTCGGACGTAAACCGCTCGAACCTATCCATGCAGACTTCTACCGTCACGGTGTTCACCCGGCAGATTCAGGCACAGTGAAAGCTTAA
- a CDS encoding dihydrodipicolinate synthase family protein: MLKEKIHIAVPTAFFEDESLNTQETISHIRDLYNQGVKSVLVSGTTGEQHSLSLPEKTDLINALELEEDLMSNMEIIFGVASTRQKEAEKLAEKISHTKIAGIMLGYPPYVIPTQEEALIYTKRIIDHSNKPAILYNNPGRTGFDLSEESIIELSKLDLVIGIKDAGSKEKVEQIKSGMRKNDFYFYAGGEVDLEEKISHGYDRLSSIAGNVSPEEISEWFQTMLMKQKISRQENEKIETIMDQVYEGNAIVNLKKIIHQRGISMGTCRSPIGNN; this comes from the coding sequence ATGCTGAAAGAAAAAATTCATATTGCCGTGCCGACAGCTTTTTTTGAAGATGAATCTTTAAATACTCAAGAGACGATAAGCCATATAAGAGACCTGTATAACCAAGGAGTAAAGTCTGTTCTTGTGTCAGGAACGACTGGTGAACAACACAGTTTAAGTCTTCCGGAGAAAACAGATCTGATAAACGCTTTGGAACTGGAAGAAGATCTTATGAGTAATATGGAAATTATATTTGGTGTTGCTTCCACCAGGCAGAAAGAGGCCGAGAAATTAGCGGAAAAGATATCTCACACAAAAATAGCCGGTATCATGCTTGGGTATCCTCCTTATGTCATACCGACCCAGGAAGAAGCACTCATTTATACGAAGAGGATTATCGACCACAGTAATAAACCAGCCATTTTATATAACAATCCAGGCAGAACCGGCTTCGATTTATCGGAGGAAAGTATTATTGAATTAAGTAAGCTGGACTTGGTCATAGGAATAAAAGATGCCGGAAGTAAAGAAAAAGTAGAACAAATAAAAAGCGGGATGCGTAAAAATGATTTCTATTTTTATGCTGGTGGAGAAGTCGATTTGGAAGAAAAAATCTCACATGGATATGACCGGCTTTCTTCTATTGCGGGGAATGTATCCCCCGAAGAAATCAGCGAGTGGTTTCAAACGATGCTTATGAAGCAGAAAATAAGCAGGCAGGAAAACGAAAAAATTGAAACGATCATGGATCAAGTGTATGAAGGAAATGCTATTGTGAACCTGAAAAAAATCATTCATCAAAGGGGTATTTCGATGGGGACCTGCAGAAGTCCAATCGGAAATAATTGA
- a CDS encoding glycine betaine ABC transporter substrate-binding protein has product MNSWKKELGLSFTVLAAVTLTACGNSNEEADNEQADTGSNPAEAEVDAETEEDTDTETESNGEELTFSQINWSENIAVTNMWKAILEEEGYTVNLNVLEMGFTMEALSSGELDANLEIWLPVQDANYLEQYEDSVDFSEETWFDNAQVGLVVPEYVDEVNSIEDLNEHKEMFEGEIIGLDAGAGTMEVTEDAIQEYDLDFVLQPSSEPAMLGEVDNSVSNEEPIVVPLWSPHWVFSSHDLKFLDDPENIFGGSEKIHHATRQGFADDHPEVDEWLKNWKMDDQEIGELIDYVESAEDPLDGAKEWIDENQDLIDEWINE; this is encoded by the coding sequence ATGAATAGTTGGAAAAAAGAACTTGGCCTCAGCTTTACCGTACTCGCAGCGGTTACACTTACAGCTTGCGGAAATTCAAATGAAGAAGCGGACAACGAACAGGCAGATACAGGCAGCAACCCGGCTGAAGCTGAAGTTGACGCGGAAACGGAAGAGGATACGGATACAGAAACCGAATCAAACGGAGAAGAACTAACGTTTTCCCAGATTAACTGGTCTGAAAACATTGCTGTAACCAACATGTGGAAAGCTATTTTAGAAGAAGAAGGATACACCGTCAATTTAAACGTATTGGAAATGGGCTTTACGATGGAAGCTCTCTCAAGCGGTGAGCTGGATGCCAATCTGGAAATTTGGCTGCCGGTTCAGGACGCTAACTATCTGGAACAATACGAAGATTCGGTGGATTTCTCCGAGGAAACCTGGTTTGATAACGCCCAGGTAGGACTCGTCGTACCGGAATACGTGGACGAAGTGAACAGTATCGAAGATTTAAATGAACATAAAGAGATGTTTGAGGGCGAAATTATTGGTCTTGATGCCGGCGCAGGAACGATGGAAGTAACGGAAGATGCTATCCAGGAATATGACCTCGATTTTGTCCTGCAGCCAAGCTCGGAACCGGCCATGCTCGGGGAAGTAGATAATTCCGTAAGTAATGAAGAACCGATCGTTGTCCCTCTCTGGAGCCCTCACTGGGTCTTCTCCAGTCATGATCTTAAATTCCTTGATGATCCTGAGAACATATTCGGCGGTTCCGAAAAAATTCACCATGCGACGCGTCAAGGTTTTGCAGACGATCATCCGGAAGTAGACGAGTGGCTTAAAAACTGGAAGATGGACGACCAGGAAATCGGCGAGCTCATCGACTACGTGGAAAGTGCCGAAGATCCTCTTGATGGAGCGAAGGAATGGATTGATGAGAATCAGGACCTGATTGATGAGTGGATTAATGAATAG